From Deinococcus terrestris, a single genomic window includes:
- a CDS encoding DNA-processing protein DprA, giving the protein MIWRYTIKNDKIQGLFDYSESEEPAEYPSFEVALLALGSVRGLGVKSIGKIVDAYGDKLGLIFHDKYENIIERIPSMDLKLHELLTYEIRKDPERIVNLAQKELDNLLKDNIHIIPFSRIPKQMAGYSDSPRWLFVQGDVGTVYSGCLIGAVGTRQPSEEGRRRARLAARILGGYEVAVVSGLAEGIDDEIHRASLERGLKNVAFLGHGINKVFPASTESTREWILNSGGAVVSEYFPNEGFQKSYFVQRNRLQALLSSAVIFIEANQKSGTAYTLEFAHKYRRRIAGFKAKEPGIEQTISLYGYPIFNIISQSGIREFDRFIRSTVGGTNNRNKLIKKITEELGREISIRDLSRSDVQQIIAELIAIAHLASNKE; this is encoded by the coding sequence TTGATCTGGAGGTACACCATCAAAAACGACAAAATTCAGGGTCTATTTGATTATTCGGAATCCGAAGAGCCTGCCGAGTACCCTAGTTTTGAAGTTGCACTTCTTGCTCTCGGCAGCGTTCGTGGTTTGGGGGTTAAAAGTATAGGTAAAATAGTTGATGCGTATGGTGACAAGCTGGGGCTTATTTTTCACGATAAATATGAAAATATCATAGAGAGAATTCCATCTATGGATTTGAAATTGCACGAACTTTTGACGTATGAAATTCGTAAGGATCCCGAGAGGATAGTAAATTTAGCCCAAAAAGAGCTTGACAATTTACTTAAAGATAATATACACATAATTCCTTTTAGTAGGATTCCTAAACAGATGGCAGGGTATAGTGATAGTCCCAGATGGCTATTTGTTCAGGGGGATGTGGGCACTGTTTACTCTGGCTGTCTTATTGGTGCTGTTGGTACAAGACAGCCCAGTGAAGAAGGCAGAAGGCGGGCGCGTCTTGCCGCTCGTATTCTTGGGGGCTACGAGGTGGCTGTTGTATCCGGGCTGGCTGAGGGAATCGATGACGAAATTCACCGAGCAAGTCTGGAAAGAGGATTAAAAAATGTCGCTTTCCTGGGACACGGTATTAATAAAGTTTTTCCAGCCTCTACAGAATCCACACGAGAGTGGATCCTTAATAGTGGAGGAGCGGTAGTCTCGGAGTATTTCCCCAATGAGGGCTTCCAAAAGTCATATTTTGTACAGCGCAACAGACTCCAAGCGCTCCTATCCAGTGCTGTAATCTTTATTGAGGCAAATCAAAAAAGTGGCACCGCATACACGTTGGAGTTTGCCCATAAATATCGTAGACGTATTGCTGGCTTTAAAGCCAAAGAGCCAGGAATAGAACAAACGATTTCCTTGTACGGTTATCCAATTTTCAACATAATTAGCCAGTCAGGAATTCGAGAATTTGACAGATTTATAAGAAGTACAGTTGGTGGAACTAATAATAGAAATAAACTAATTAAGAAGATAACAGAGGAGTTGGGCAGGGAGATTTCTATTAGAGATTTAAGTAGGAGTGACGTTCAGCAAATTATTGCCGAGTTGATTGCTATTGCGCATCTTGCATCAAATAAGGAGTAA